One segment of Myxocyprinus asiaticus isolate MX2 ecotype Aquarium Trade chromosome 41, UBuf_Myxa_2, whole genome shotgun sequence DNA contains the following:
- the amer2 gene encoding APC membrane recruitment protein 2 produces the protein MEVQTECSEPPPFDPQPTGKLNKTAFKLFSRRKSGSSMPSIFSVRNKGESTGKAAGKPLELVRSKTHDGLITDTPSEFDGHRKEESASADQLHASTPDGVSTAPLRSSVTKSFSFFSLLRRSSSRAGEGTSTVGRRGRGLKGLFSSMRWRRKPQAHEDSGEVQEVAKEVKEGDLILSSDNMTEKEDITLTLEPLPQVFEDSPLPGDAGNWKGISMQELQGTNEVECDKCVPPLSSQHIVTEDSPAPSPLQTGGLQHDKHSGSTHLSSITTCELTPPMEHSTADPPSEQSVDRLCSMFTDVTSLKSFDSLTGCGDIIADPEEDSGNGGSATSSGTGSSSGGCMGHRLSGAGTNSERCSPAKPPLPPQVSSLASIKASCYMPAHQRACLAPKKPQGSGVVAYMGGGEEMASPEGVDDADMQGLWHMLPQRGEDSPAPHRAEPGLHQVQTKLEKRPPPVKGLQGLSKIPVSGSSKMGKQLPTRPSPLPVDKELQDAPPSDEGYWDSPTPGPEDEDSSFLRCDGLLKDSCSGDALYDLYDPDSPSAAGSDDDVSMPTKSEGDLKMSLPSKKCSSSPTSSFRSMKGSTSLPRDSKIPISVRQTPPSHSSSQGALSSNLSPTSKSPSKKTDAPPRTRIPVSKVPVRRTGNKSAPTTQSRK, from the coding sequence ATGGAGGTTCAAACAGAATGCAGTGAACCACCTCCATTTGACCCCCAGCCAACGGGAAAGCTCAACAAAACTGCCTTCAAGCTGTTCAGCAGGCGCAAGTCCGGCAGCAGCATGCCGAGCATCTTCTCAGTCAGGAACAAAGGAGAGTCCACCGGTAAAGCTGCTGGCAAGCCGCTGGAGCTCGTTAGGAGCAAAACTCATGATGGCTTAATAACAGACACTCCCTCAGAGTTTGACGGCCACAGGAAAGAGGAGTCTGCCAGTGCTGACCAGCTCCACGCCAGCACACCAGATGGTGTGTCCACCGCCCCCCTCCGCAGCTCTGTCACCAAGTCTTTCAGCTTCTTCTCTTTGCTACGCAGAAGCAGCAGCCGTGCAGGGGAAGGAACCTCTACGGTGGGACGGCGGGGACGTGGACTCAAGGGGCTGTTCAGCAGCATGCGTTGGCGACGGAAACCCCAGGCTCATGAGGACTCAGGTGAGGTGCAAGAGGTGGCCAAGGAGGTGAAGGAAGGAGATCTAATACTTTCCTCTGACAACATGACAGAGAAGGAGGACATAACTCTCACTCTTGAGCCCTTACCACAAGTTTTTGAGGACAGTCCTCTCCCAGGGGATGCAggaaattggaagggaatatctATGCAGGAATTACAAGGTACTAATGAAGTGGAGTGCGACAAGTGTGTTCCTCCTCTTTCATCACAACATATAGTCACTGAGGACTCTCCAGCTCCTTCTCCACTCCAGACAGGGGGGCTCCAACATGATAAACACAGTGGTTCCACACACCTGTCTTCCATTACAACCTGTGAATTGACCCCTCCAATGGAGCACAGCACAGCTGACCCACCATCTGAACAGTCTGTGGATCGCTTATGCTCCATGTTCACCGATGTTACTTCTCTAAAAAGTTTTGATTCCCTAACAGGCTGTGGTGATATCATCGCTGACCCAGAAGAGGATTCTGGGAACGGGGGAAGTGCCACGAGCAGTGGAACGGGTAGCAGTAGTGGGGGCTGTATGGGTCACAGGCTAAGTGGAGCCGGGACAAACTCTGAGAGATGCTCACCTGCCAAGCCTCCACTTCCTCCTCAGGTTAGTAGTCTTGCATCCATTAAAGCCTCTTGCTACATGCCAGCCCACCAAAGAGCATGTCTAGCTCCTAAGAAGCCACAGGGTAGTGGGGTTGTTGCCTACATGGGTGGAGGGGAGGAGATGGCCAGTCCTGAGGGTGTAGATGATGCAGACATGCAGGGGTTATGGCACATGTTGCCCCAGAGGGGTGAAGACTCCCCAGCTCCACATCGTGCGGAGCCTGGGCTTCATCAAGTGCAGACCAAGCTCGAGAAGAGACCGCCTCCAGTGAAGGGACTTCAGGGCCTCAGTAAGATACCTGTGAGTGGAAGTAGCAAAATGGGGAAGCAGCTACCCACACGTCCTTCCCCGCTACCTGTCGATAAAGAACTCCAGGACGCCCCACCTAGTGATGAAGGTTACTGGGACTCTCCCACACCTGGACCAGAGGATGAGGACAGCAGCTTCCTTCGTTGTGACGGCCTACTGAAGGACAGCTGCTCTGGTGATGCTCTCTATGACCTCTACGATCCTGACAGCCCTAGTGCAGCTGGGTCAGATGATGACGTAAGCATGCCAACAAAATCTGAAGGTGATCTAAAAATGAGCTTGCCTTCCAAGAAATGCTCATCTTCCCCCACTTCCTCCTTCCGTTCCATGAAAGGCAGTACCAGCCTACCTCGAGATTCCAAGATCCCCATTAGTGTGAGACAAACACCGCCATCCCACTCTTCCAGTCAAGGAGCGCTCTCTTCCAATCTTAGCCCCACTTCAAAAAGCCCCTCTAAAAAGACTGATGCCCCACCACGCACTCGGATCCCTGTCTCTAAGGTTCCTGTCCGTCGTACTGGCAACAAGAGTGCCCCCACCACACAAAGCAGGAAGTAG
- the mtmr6 gene encoding myotubularin-related protein 6: MEHIRTPKVEQVKLLDRFSNKSTTGTLHLTATHLIFVESNTASAQEIWILHHHIASVEKLSLTTTGCPLLIQCRNFRVVHFVIPRERDCHNIYSSLLRLLRPVSYGELYAFSYNPKQNDQQREEGWQLIDLGAEFERMGVPCDQWQLTDVNREYKVCETYPRDLYVPITASKPIIVGSSKFRSKGRFPVLTYFYQEKKAAVCRCSQPLSGFSARCLEDEHMLQAISKANHNSRYVYVMDTRPKLNALANRAAGKGYENEDNYSNIRFQFVGIENIHVMRGSLQKLLEVVGTRSLTMSDCLVGLESSGWLRHIKAIIDAARFLAKAVTVEGASVLVHCSDGWDRTAQVCSLGSLLMDPYYRTIKGFMVLIEKDWISFGHKFADRCDQLHGDHKEVSPIFTQFLECVWQLTEQFPQAFEFSEWFLIQIHEHVHSCQFGNFLGNSQRQREKLQLKDRTYSLWAHLLSEKQNYLNPVYSVSFAESHPVLEPSTQAYYFKFWRNMYHQYDRSMHPRQSILKHVLTLKESNQGLLATVQALKTKLQKFGVTTSPLEPRTPPRERSFPPRPQSLILGAPLHSRKDVQQEEEVFGVEAMEDAPASAGGERTVEGSSATENGYGELPGSFGSKSEPAVVTLEFGVARMTC; the protein is encoded by the exons ATGGAGCACATCCGCACACCAAAG GTAGAACAAGTAAAGCTCCTGGATCGCTTTAGCAACAAGTCCACCACAGGAACCCTGCACCTGACGGCCACACATCTGATCTTTGTGGAGAGTAATACAGCCAGTGCCCAGGAGATATGG ATTCTGCATCATCACATCGCTTCTGTGGAGAAGCTTTCTCTCACGACTACTGGCTGTCCACTCCTCATTCAGTGCCGGAATTTCCGGGTTGTCCACTTTGTCATTCCGCGAGAACGTGATTGCCACAACATCTACAGCTCTCTGCTCAGGCTGCTGAGACCAG TGTCCTATGGTGAGTTGTATGCATTCTCCTACAATCCAAAGCAGAACGACCAACAGAGAGAGGAAGGGTGGCAACTCATAGACCTCGGAGCTGAGTTTGAGCGAATGGGTGTACCATGTGACCAGTGGCAACTGACAGACGTTAACAGGGAATACAAG GTGTGTGAAACATATCCAAGAGACTTATACGTACCCATTACGGCCAGTAAACCCATCATTGTCGGAAGCTCCAAGTTTAGAAGTAAAGGCCGCTTTCCTGTCCTAACGTATTTCTACCAGGAGAAGAAG GCGGCTGTGTGCCGGTGCAGTCAGCCTCTCTCTGGCTTTAGCGCACGGTGTTTGGAAGATGAGCACATGCTTCAGGCCATCAGCAAGGCCAATCATAACAGCCGATATGTCTATGTAATGGACACACGGCCCAAG TTGAATGCATTGGCGAATCGTGCGGCAGGCAAAGGCTACGAGAATGAAGACAACTACTCTAATATCCGCTTCCAGTTTGTGGGCATTGAGAACATCCATGTGATGAGGGGAAGTTTGCAGAAGCTTTTGGAAG TGGTAGGAACGCGCTCCCTCACCATGTCTGATTGCCTGGTTGGATTGGAAAGCAGCGGATGGTTGCGTCATATCAAAGCCATCATAGATGCAGCTAGATTCCTTGCCAAG GCTGTGACTGTAGAGGGCGCCAGTGTTTTAGTGCACTGTTCAGATGGATGGGACCGCACGGCTCAGGTCTGTTCTCTGGGCTCTCTGTTGATGGATCCTTACTACCGCACCATTAAAGGTTTCATG GTACTTATTGAGAAAGACTGGATCTCTTTTGGACACAAGTTTGCAGACAG GTGTGATCAGTTGCACGGTGACCATAAAGAAGTATCGCCCATTTTCACTCAGTTCCTGGAGTGTGTATGGCAGCTGACTGAGCAGTTTCCTCAGGCCTTCGAGTTTAGTGAGTGGTTTCTCATTCAGATCCATGAGCACGTGCACTCCTGCCAGTTTGGCAACTTTCTGGGCAACAGCCAACGCCAGAGAGAGAAACTTCA GTTAAAAGACAGGACATATTCTTTGTGGGCTCACCTGCTGAGTGAAAAGCAGAATTACTTAAATCCTGTGTACAGTGTGAGCTTTGCAGAATCACACCCAGTTTTGGAGCCATCCACCCAAGCCTACTACTTCAA GTTTTGGAGAAACATGTACCATCAATACGACCGTTCCATGCACCCTCGACAGTCCATTCTTAAACACGTCCTAACCTTGAAAGAGAGCAACCAAGGGCTACTAGCCACAGTGCAAGCCTTGAAGACT AAGCTGCAAAAGTTTGGGGTGACCACATCTCCACTGGAGCCTCGGACACCTCCCAGGGAGCGTAGTTTCCCTCCCCGACCTCAGTCGCTTATCCTGGGGGCCCCTCTTCACAGCCGGAAGGATGTGCAGCAGGAGGAGGAGGTGTTTGGAGTGGAGGCCATGGAGGATGCTCCAGCAAGTGCTGGTGGGGAACGGACTGTAGAGGGAAGCAGTGCCACAGAAAATGGCTATGGAGAGCTGCCTGGATCCTTTGGTTCCAAGAGTGAGCCAGCAGTGGTCACCTTGGAGTTTGGAGTGGCCAGAATGACCTGCTAA